The following coding sequences are from one Pelmatolapia mariae isolate MD_Pm_ZW linkage group LG4, Pm_UMD_F_2, whole genome shotgun sequence window:
- the LOC134626758 gene encoding uncharacterized protein LOC134626758 — translation MLTSTLVTPDSSMQRAADDADSAMEASAAAGPPPPVAATFAVALKLPDFWLHDPPSWFVHVEAQFALRGISADDTKYHHVVASLDPLATRRAMALLRDPPAQGKYAALKELLLRRYALSDAERAEKLLNLSGLGGGTALELMENMLSLLGPDDGGFLFAHLFLRQLPAAVRAVLANSPLLPAKDYRSLAEEADRILLASRTFNVHALATDSPAAPSTAPPASPGASAPLLTAGIATRRHRGKNICFYHQRFGDRARRCLPPCAFTAQGNGPASAP, via the coding sequence ATGCttacctccacattggtgaccCCTGACTCGAGCATGCAACGGGCCGCAGATGACGCAGACTCCGCTATGGAGGCATCAGCGGCCGCCGGACCTCCGCCTCCTGTTGCAGCTACGTTCGCTGTGGCGCTGAAACTGCCGGACTTTTGGCTCCATGACCCCCCGTCGTGGTTCGTACACGTGGAGGCTCAGTTCGCCCTTCGCGGCATCTCGGCTGACGACACGAAGTATCACCATGTGGTGGCCTCGCTTGACCCGCTGGCCACCCGTCGCGCGATGGCGCTCCTCCGGGACCCACCCGCCCAAGGGAAATACGCCGCCCTTAAAGAGCTGCTTCTTCGGCGCTATGCCCTCTCCGACGCTGAACGAGCCGAAAAGCTCCTCAACTTGTCAGGCTTGGGTGGCGGTACCGCGCTCGAGCTCATGGAGAACATGCTATCGTTGCTCGGGCCGGATGACGGGGGATTCCTCTTCGCCCACCTCTTCCTCCGCCAGCTACCGGCCGCCGTGAGAGCTGTCCTCGCAAACTCCCCACTTCTGCCGGCGAAGGATTATCGCTCCCTGGCTGAAGAAGCGGATCGCATTCTCCTGGCTAGCCGCACTTTCAACGTTCACGCCCTGGCTACGGACTCGCCGGCGGCGCCTTCCACTGCTCCACCTGCCTCCCCCGGAGCATCCGCCCCCTTGCTGACGGCAGGGATTGCTACACGCCGGCACCGCGGAAAGAACATCTGTTTCTACCATCAGCGTTTTGGCGACAGAGCGCGTCGCTGCCTGCCGCCTTGCGCTTTCACGGCCCAGGGAAACGGACCCGCCAGCGCGCCGTAG